From Micromonospora carbonacea:
CAACGAGTCGTTCGCGGAGTACCTGGGGACCCGGGTCACCGCCGAGGCGACCCGGTTCGACCGCGCGTGGACGACGTTCGCGCTGCGCCGCAAGGGCTGGGGGTACGCGGCCGACCAGCGCCCCTCCACCCACCCCGTCGCGCCGGAGGAGGTCGCCGACGCCGCCCTGGCGCTGCTCAACTTCGACGGCATCTCGTACGCCAAGGGGGCCAGCGTCCTGCGCCAGCTCGTCGCCTGGCTCGGTGACGACACGTTCCTGGCCGGGCTGAACGCCCACTTCGCGGCGCACCGGTTCGGCAACGCCACCCTCGCCGACCTGCTCGGCGCGCTCTCCGCCGCCGCCGGGCGGGACCTGTCGGGCTGGGCCGAGCGCTGGCTGCGCTCGGCCCAGGTCAACACGCTGCGGGTCGACGTCACGCTCGACGCCGACGGCCGGTACGCGGACGCGGCGATCGTGCAGACCGCCCCGGTCGGTCACCCGGTGCTGCGCCCGCACCGCGTCGGCGTCGCCCGGTACGCCGCCGACGGCACCGTCACCCACGACGAGGTCGACCTCGACCCGGACGCCGACGGCGGCCGGACGGTCCTCGCCGGGCTGCGCGGGCAGCCGGCCGCCCGGCTGCTGCTGCCCAACGCCGGTGACCTCACCTTCGCCAAGATCCGTCTCGACCCCGCCTCCGTCGACGCGGTGCCGCTGGTGCTGCCGACCCTGGCTGACCCGCTGGCCCGGGCCCTGCTGTGGGGCGAGGCGCTGGACGCGGCCACCGACGGCGAGCGCCCCGTCGCCGCCCTGGTGGAGCTGGTCGCCACCGCGCTGCCCGCCGAGACCGAGGTGATCATCGTGGAGGACGTGCTGCGCAGCGTCCGGCCGCTGGTCGACCAGCACCTCGACCCCCTCGCCCGGGACGGGGCGCTGCTCCGGCTCGCCGACGCCTGCCAACGGCTGCTCGCCGCCGCCGAGCCGGGCGGGTCGCGGCAGCTCGCCGCCGCCCGGGGCCTGATCGGCGCGAGCACCGACGCCGACCTGCTCGCCGGCTGGCTGGCCGGCAAGGACGTCCCCGCCGGGCTGGCCGTGGACACCGAGCTGCGCTGGACGCTGCTCGGCCGGCTCGTCGTGCTCGGCGCGGCCGGGGCGGCCGAGATCGCCGCCGAGGCGGCGGCCGACCCGAGCGCCACCGGCGCCGAGCGGGCCGCCCGGTGCCGGGCCGCGCTGCCCGACCCGGCCGCGAAGGAGGCGGCGTGGGAGGTCGTGGTGCGCAACACCGAGCTGTCCAACCGGCTGGTCGAGGCCGCTGCGCAGGGGTTCTGGCAGCCGGAGCAGGCCGAGCTGACCCGGCCGTACGTCGAGCGGTACTTCGCCGACATGCCGGCGGCGGCGCGCCGGCGTACCCCCTGGGTCGCCGACCAGGTCGCGGCCGACGCCTACCCCTGCTACGCCGTGGCGCAGCCCACCCGGGAGCTGGCCGCGGCGCTGCTG
This genomic window contains:
- the pepN gene encoding aminopeptidase N translates to MPSLSRVEATARGALITVESYHVDLDLTAGDERFRSHATIRFRATPGAETFVEVLPARLLGARLNGRPLDPATLAGNRLPLTGLAEANTLVVEAEMAYSNTGEGLHRFVDPADGETYLYAMSFLDNAQRIFAAFDQPDLKAPVRLAVTAPPRWTVAANGALAATPRPGRWEFAQTAPLAPYFVTLIAGPWHVRRAEHDGIPLGVWCRRSLAAHLDADVEEILTVTRQCLDRFHELFAERYPFGKYDQAFVPEFNAGAMENPGLVTFRDDLVFRSAVTDTQRELRATTIAHEMAHMWFGDLVTMRWWDDLWLNESFAEYLGTRVTAEATRFDRAWTTFALRRKGWGYAADQRPSTHPVAPEEVADAALALLNFDGISYAKGASVLRQLVAWLGDDTFLAGLNAHFAAHRFGNATLADLLGALSAAAGRDLSGWAERWLRSAQVNTLRVDVTLDADGRYADAAIVQTAPVGHPVLRPHRVGVARYAADGTVTHDEVDLDPDADGGRTVLAGLRGQPAARLLLPNAGDLTFAKIRLDPASVDAVPLVLPTLADPLARALLWGEALDAATDGERPVAALVELVATALPAETEVIIVEDVLRSVRPLVDQHLDPLARDGALLRLADACQRLLAAAEPGGSRQLAAARGLIGASTDADLLAGWLAGKDVPAGLAVDTELRWTLLGRLVVLGAAGAAEIAAEAAADPSATGAERAARCRAALPDPAAKEAAWEVVVRNTELSNRLVEAAAQGFWQPEQAELTRPYVERYFADMPAAARRRTPWVADQVAADAYPCYAVAQPTRELAAALLARDDLTPGLRRVVTDADDDLRRALVARTAVAAASA